A genomic window from Thermococcus sp. LS1 includes:
- a CDS encoding 30S ribosomal protein S4, whose amino-acid sequence MGDPKRQRKKYETPSHPWIKERLDRERVLMKKYALKNKKELWRHETQLKEFRRRARHLLAARGKQAEIERVQLLQRLNRLGLLPADAVLDDVLSLTVEDVLDRRLQTIVFKKGLARTIRQARQLIVHGHIEVNGQIIRSPGYLVLKEEEDTITYSKTSPFAKESHPERMVIEQAKQGEAS is encoded by the coding sequence ATGGGAGACCCTAAGAGGCAGAGGAAGAAGTACGAGACTCCCTCTCACCCGTGGATTAAGGAGAGGCTTGACAGAGAGCGCGTGCTCATGAAGAAGTACGCCCTCAAGAACAAGAAGGAACTCTGGCGCCACGAGACCCAGCTCAAGGAGTTCAGGCGTAGGGCCAGGCACCTCCTTGCGGCGAGGGGCAAGCAGGCTGAGATCGAGAGGGTCCAGCTCCTCCAGAGGCTCAACAGGCTCGGCCTTCTTCCGGCCGATGCCGTCTTGGATGACGTTCTCTCCCTTACCGTTGAGGACGTCCTCGACAGGCGCCTTCAGACCATTGTCTTCAAGAAGGGACTCGCCAGGACCATCAGGCAGGCCAGGCAGCTCATAGTCCACGGCCACATCGAGGTCAACGGCCAGATAATCCGCTCTCCGGGCTACCTCGTCCTCAAGGAGGAGGAAGACACCATAACCTACTCCAAGACCTCTCCTTTCGCGAAGGAGAGCCACCCCGAGAGAATGGTTATCGAACAGGCTAAGCAGGGTGAGGCCTCATGA
- a CDS encoding 30S ribosomal protein S11 — MSEEQQVVNLKKKEKWGVAHIYSSYNNTIIHITDLTGAETVSRWSGGMVVKADRDEPSPYAAMIAAKRAAEEAMEKGFVGVHIKVRAPGGSKSKTPGPGAQAAIRALARAGLRIGRVEDVTPIPHDGTRPKGGRRGRRV, encoded by the coding sequence ATGAGCGAGGAGCAGCAGGTTGTTAACCTTAAGAAGAAGGAGAAGTGGGGCGTTGCCCACATCTACTCCTCCTACAACAACACCATCATCCACATCACCGACCTCACCGGGGCCGAGACCGTCTCCAGGTGGAGCGGTGGTATGGTCGTTAAGGCTGACAGGGACGAGCCCTCGCCCTACGCGGCTATGATAGCCGCCAAGAGGGCCGCCGAGGAGGCCATGGAGAAGGGCTTCGTCGGTGTTCACATCAAGGTCCGCGCCCCTGGAGGAAGCAAGAGCAAGACCCCAGGCCCGGGTGCCCAGGCAGCCATCAGGGCCCTCGCTAGGGCAGGTCTGAGGATAGGAAGGGTTGAGGACGTCACCCCGATTCCGCACGACGGCACCAGGCCAAAGGGCGGAAGAAGGGGTAGGCGTGTCTGA
- a CDS encoding DNA-directed RNA polymerase subunit D, with amino-acid sequence MEPKFRILEKREDSIKFIVEGIDVPFANALRRTILAEVPTFAVDEVEFFENDSALFDEIIAHRLAMIPLTTPVERFSLDALELDDYTVTLSLEAEGPGMVYSGDLKSDDEGVKPANPNIPIVKLAEGQKLTLNAYAKLGRGKDHAKWQPGFVYYKYLTKIHVSKDVPDWEELKALAEKRGLPVEETDEELVITTTKAFYLPRKFEPYEGDKIREEVVPNTFVFTVESNGELPVEEIVTIALKILMRKSDRFISELHKLAD; translated from the coding sequence ATGGAGCCAAAGTTTCGCATTCTTGAGAAAAGGGAGGATTCGATTAAGTTCATCGTTGAGGGAATTGATGTTCCCTTCGCCAACGCCCTCAGGAGAACCATCTTGGCCGAGGTTCCGACCTTTGCGGTTGACGAGGTTGAGTTCTTCGAGAACGATTCCGCCCTGTTTGACGAGATAATTGCCCACAGGCTGGCCATGATTCCGCTCACCACTCCGGTGGAGAGGTTCTCCCTCGATGCCCTCGAGCTTGACGATTACACCGTTACCCTCTCTCTCGAGGCAGAGGGGCCGGGTATGGTCTACTCCGGTGACCTCAAGAGCGACGACGAGGGAGTTAAGCCGGCCAACCCGAACATACCGATAGTCAAGCTGGCCGAAGGTCAGAAGCTCACGCTGAACGCTTATGCCAAGCTTGGTCGCGGAAAGGACCACGCCAAGTGGCAGCCGGGCTTCGTCTACTACAAGTATCTCACGAAGATCCACGTGAGCAAAGATGTTCCAGACTGGGAGGAGCTCAAGGCTTTAGCTGAGAAACGCGGTCTGCCCGTTGAGGAGACCGACGAGGAGCTCGTCATAACCACCACGAAGGCTTTCTACCTTCCGAGAAAGTTTGAGCCGTACGAGGGCGATAAGATTAGGGAAGAGGTAGTGCCCAATACGTTCGTCTTTACTGTGGAAAGCAATGGAGAGCTCCCCGTTGAGGAAATCGTCACCATAGCCCTCAAAATCCTCATGAGGAAGAGCGATAGATTTATAAGCGAACTCCATAAATTAGCGGACTGA
- a CDS encoding 50S ribosomal protein L18e — translation MKRTGPTDINLRRLIRYLRKKSNEEGVKIWKDIAWRLERPRRQRAEVNVSKINRYTKEGDTVIVPGSVLGAGKLEHKVVVAAWKFSETAKKKIIEAGGEAITIEELIERNPKGSGVIIME, via the coding sequence ATGAAGAGAACCGGTCCAACCGACATCAATCTGAGGAGGCTCATCCGCTACCTCAGAAAGAAGTCGAACGAGGAAGGAGTTAAGATATGGAAGGACATCGCCTGGCGTCTTGAGAGGCCTAGGAGGCAGAGGGCTGAAGTGAACGTCAGCAAGATCAACCGCTACACCAAGGAGGGCGACACTGTCATCGTCCCGGGAAGCGTTCTTGGAGCCGGAAAGCTCGAGCACAAGGTCGTCGTTGCTGCCTGGAAGTTTAGTGAGACTGCTAAGAAGAAGATAATCGAGGCCGGTGGAGAGGCCATCACGATTGAGGAGCTCATTGAGAGAAACCCGAAGGGAAGTGGAGTAATCATAATGGAGTGA
- the rplM gene encoding 50S ribosomal protein L13, producing MRIINAEGLILGRLASKVAKMLLEGEEVVIVNAEKAIITGNREDIFAKYKQRTELRTRTNPRKGPFYPKRSDEIVRRTVRGMLPWKTDRGRKAFKRLKVYVGIPKEFEGKELETISEAHMSRLATPKYVTVGEVAKFLGGKF from the coding sequence ATGAGGATTATTAACGCTGAAGGACTCATACTTGGAAGGCTCGCCTCGAAGGTCGCTAAGATGCTCCTTGAGGGCGAGGAAGTGGTCATAGTTAACGCCGAGAAGGCCATCATCACCGGCAACAGAGAGGACATCTTCGCCAAGTACAAGCAGAGGACCGAGCTGAGAACCAGGACCAACCCAAGGAAGGGTCCGTTCTACCCCAAGAGGAGCGACGAGATAGTCAGGAGAACAGTCAGGGGCATGCTCCCCTGGAAGACCGACCGCGGAAGGAAGGCCTTCAAGAGGCTCAAGGTCTACGTTGGAATTCCGAAGGAGTTCGAGGGCAAGGAGCTTGAGACCATAAGCGAGGCCCACATGTCGAGACTTGCCACACCCAAGTACGTTACCGTTGGCGAGGTCGCCAAGTTCCTCGGTGGAAAGTTCTGA
- a CDS encoding 30S ribosomal protein S9, giving the protein MRVIQTAGKRKTAVARATIREGKGRVRINHKPVEIIEPEIARFTIMEPLVLAGEEIVSKVDIDVKVEGGGFMGQAEAARVAIARALVEWTNDMNLKEKFMKYDRTMLVGDSRRTEPHKPNRSTKGPRAKRQKSYR; this is encoded by the coding sequence ATGAGGGTCATCCAGACTGCTGGAAAGAGGAAGACGGCCGTTGCGAGGGCCACCATTAGGGAAGGAAAGGGTCGCGTCAGGATCAACCACAAGCCGGTTGAGATAATCGAGCCAGAAATTGCGCGCTTCACCATTATGGAGCCCCTCGTCCTTGCCGGCGAGGAGATCGTCAGCAAGGTCGACATCGACGTCAAGGTCGAGGGCGGCGGTTTCATGGGTCAGGCAGAGGCTGCCCGCGTTGCCATTGCCAGGGCCCTCGTGGAGTGGACAAACGACATGAACCTCAAGGAAAAGTTTATGAAGTACGACAGGACAATGCTCGTCGGAGACAGCAGGAGAACCGAGCCGCACAAGCCCAACCGCTCCACTAAGGGTCCGAGAGCCAAGAGGCAGAAGTCCTACCGCTGA
- a CDS encoding DNA-directed RNA polymerase subunit N, whose amino-acid sequence MIVPVRCFTCGKVIGDKYYEFKARVEKGEDPEKVLDDLGIERYCCRRTLLSHVELIDQVMVYRVY is encoded by the coding sequence GTGATAGTCCCCGTCAGGTGCTTCACGTGTGGGAAGGTAATAGGCGACAAATACTATGAGTTTAAGGCCCGCGTTGAGAAGGGCGAGGATCCCGAGAAGGTCCTAGATGACCTCGGGATCGAGAGGTACTGCTGCAGGAGAACCCTGCTGAGCCACGTCGAGCTCATCGACCAGGTAATGGTTTACAGGGTATACTGA
- a CDS encoding DNA-directed RNA polymerase subunit K, with amino-acid sequence MFKYTRFERARIVGARALQIAMGAPILIDVPEGITPLDAALLEFEKGIIPLTVIRPS; translated from the coding sequence ATGTTTAAGTACACGAGGTTTGAAAGGGCGAGGATTGTGGGGGCGAGGGCCCTCCAGATAGCGATGGGTGCGCCCATACTCATAGACGTCCCGGAAGGAATCACGCCGCTCGATGCCGCGCTGCTTGAGTTCGAGAAGGGCATAATACCGCTCACCGTAATAAGGCCGAGCTGA
- the rpsB gene encoding 30S ribosomal protein S2, which produces MEEYLVPLDQYLAAGVHIGTQQKTQDMKKFIYRVRQDGLYVLDVRKTDERLRVAGKFLAKFDPEGILAVSVRLYGQKPVKKFGEVTGARAIPGRFLPGTMTNPQVKNFFEPDVLIVTDPRADHQAMKEAIEIGVPIVALVDTENFLSYVDVAIPTNNKGRKALALIYWILAREILYNRKEIESREDFKVPVEDFEMRIVRT; this is translated from the coding sequence ATGGAGGAATACCTCGTTCCACTCGACCAGTACCTTGCTGCCGGTGTCCACATCGGAACCCAGCAGAAGACCCAGGACATGAAGAAGTTCATCTACCGCGTTAGGCAGGACGGCCTCTACGTCCTTGACGTCAGGAAGACTGACGAGAGGCTTAGGGTTGCCGGCAAGTTCCTCGCCAAGTTCGACCCGGAGGGCATCCTTGCTGTGAGCGTCAGGCTCTACGGCCAGAAGCCGGTCAAGAAGTTCGGCGAGGTCACCGGAGCCAGAGCCATACCGGGCCGTTTCCTTCCGGGAACCATGACCAACCCGCAGGTCAAGAACTTCTTCGAGCCGGACGTTCTCATAGTCACTGACCCGAGGGCAGATCACCAGGCCATGAAGGAGGCCATTGAGATAGGGGTTCCGATCGTTGCCCTCGTTGACACCGAGAACTTCCTCAGCTACGTTGATGTCGCCATCCCAACTAACAACAAGGGTAGGAAGGCCCTCGCGCTCATCTACTGGATCCTCGCTAGGGAGATACTCTACAACAGGAAGGAGATAGAGAGCAGGGAGGACTTCAAGGTTCCGGTTGAGGACTTCGAGATGCGCATAGTCAGAACCTGA
- a CDS encoding 50S ribosomal protein L40e has protein sequence MARFPEAEARIFRKYICMRCGATNPWKAKKCRKCGYKGLRPKAREPRGGMGR, from the coding sequence ATGGCGAGATTCCCGGAGGCTGAGGCTAGGATATTTAGGAAGTACATCTGCATGCGCTGCGGTGCCACTAATCCGTGGAAGGCAAAGAAGTGCAGGAAGTGCGGCTACAAGGGCCTTCGCCCGAAGGCTAGGGAGCCGCGCGGTGGAATGGGACGCTGA
- a CDS encoding PadR family transcriptional regulator, with translation MTSPMERLKNKITKEVLWLYILRLLRERPMYAYELKERIKEAFNFEPATVSSYVVLYKLEKDGYVTAEWQESETGKPSRKYYRLTPEGEKLLKEGIAFLEQMLLKLKE, from the coding sequence ATGACGAGCCCCATGGAGAGACTCAAAAATAAGATTACCAAAGAGGTTCTGTGGCTCTACATCCTCCGCCTGCTCAGAGAGAGGCCAATGTACGCCTACGAGCTGAAGGAAAGGATAAAAGAGGCGTTTAATTTCGAGCCAGCAACCGTTAGCTCATACGTTGTCCTCTACAAGCTGGAGAAGGACGGCTACGTAACAGCGGAATGGCAGGAGAGCGAAACCGGGAAGCCCTCAAGGAAGTACTACAGGCTCACACCAGAGGGGGAGAAGCTCCTTAAAGAGGGGATAGCTTTTCTCGAGCAGATGCTCTTGAAACTCAAGGAATAA
- a CDS encoding FUN14 domain-containing protein, whose protein sequence is MDLNLNAMIGDMGVGGIAGFLTGFAIKKVMKLAMALIGAYLLSLFWLQQKGVITINTDKLFNLTGDLTAQIASLGQKALGILPGTGAFIAGFYLGFSKG, encoded by the coding sequence ATGGATTTGAACTTAAATGCTATGATTGGGGATATGGGTGTCGGTGGAATAGCAGGATTCCTGACCGGATTTGCCATCAAGAAGGTCATGAAGTTGGCGATGGCTTTAATAGGCGCCTACCTGCTCAGCCTCTTCTGGCTTCAGCAGAAGGGAGTGATAACAATAAACACTGACAAGCTCTTCAACCTCACGGGGGACCTAACGGCTCAGATAGCGTCCCTTGGCCAGAAAGCCCTTGGGATTCTGCCGGGAACCGGTGCATTCATAGCTGGCTTCTATCTCGGCTTCAGTAAAGGTTAA
- a CDS encoding lipopolysaccharide biosynthesis protein encodes MSYERRVLLRHSLASIIALGLTGISRFLYSVIVSRRFGVEELGRANSLISQAFFLAIPLSFFAVALGKYASEFLGSNREEAIRSITLPSFLLPLAGLLLLPFNVYLSLLAVFRGVQLTLRNFLYGIHRGEHYAYLITLAFLGFMTGFLVHDVFAPYLLFLGLISAFALVYLVKFNLLGRPRKRELKLLLSYSSFAFLGTLSGVFLIQGPYFMSEYLAGAEVAGKVSAVLSAAFLLTYLPQVLQSAIMPLFSYKYGRNENEYVRLLAEKTTRLLILATGSAIFALMLLGREVLSFFFSFDVGPAFYLALMAMEVYISYNPSIVALNSTAYVRNGTIVALLGGVTSLLSWLYLIPLFGSIGVMLGLLLGYWVILIGSAHYSHKLLGISWGIYSPLIVALALQLLIFLSKTVFLIGFLTFLAYERKDVKEALNLLKSFRGRES; translated from the coding sequence ATGAGCTATGAGCGCCGCGTTCTCCTGAGACATTCACTGGCGTCGATAATTGCCCTGGGACTGACGGGAATCAGCAGATTTCTCTACAGTGTAATCGTCTCCAGGAGATTTGGTGTTGAAGAGCTCGGTCGGGCAAACTCCCTGATTTCGCAGGCCTTCTTTCTGGCGATTCCCCTGAGCTTCTTTGCGGTTGCCCTCGGGAAGTATGCATCGGAGTTCCTTGGAAGTAACAGAGAGGAGGCCATTCGTTCAATCACGCTTCCCTCTTTTCTTCTTCCGTTGGCTGGTCTTCTGTTGCTTCCGTTTAACGTTTACCTCTCCCTTCTGGCGGTCTTTAGAGGGGTACAGCTTACTCTAAGGAACTTCCTCTATGGCATCCACCGCGGTGAGCACTACGCCTATTTAATAACACTCGCCTTTTTGGGCTTCATGACAGGCTTTTTGGTTCATGATGTCTTTGCTCCCTACTTGCTCTTTCTTGGGCTTATCTCCGCTTTTGCCCTTGTCTACTTGGTGAAATTTAACCTCCTAGGAAGGCCCAGAAAGCGTGAACTTAAGCTTCTCCTATCCTACTCGTCCTTTGCATTCCTCGGCACGCTTTCGGGCGTGTTTCTCATTCAGGGACCTTACTTCATGAGCGAATACCTGGCAGGGGCTGAAGTGGCGGGAAAAGTCTCTGCGGTTCTCTCGGCTGCATTCCTGCTCACTTACCTTCCCCAGGTGCTTCAGTCTGCGATAATGCCTCTCTTTTCCTATAAGTATGGAAGGAATGAGAATGAGTATGTCAGGCTTCTCGCCGAGAAGACAACGAGGCTTTTAATTCTAGCAACCGGCTCGGCAATATTTGCTCTCATGCTCCTTGGTAGGGAGGTTCTCTCCTTCTTTTTCAGCTTTGATGTAGGCCCGGCTTTTTACCTTGCCCTGATGGCGATGGAGGTTTACATTTCTTACAACCCGAGCATAGTTGCTCTCAACTCGACGGCCTACGTGAGAAATGGGACGATTGTTGCACTCCTTGGTGGTGTTACTTCCCTCCTCTCGTGGCTTTATCTGATACCTCTCTTCGGTTCGATCGGCGTTATGCTCGGCCTTCTCCTGGGGTACTGGGTTATACTCATTGGCTCTGCCCACTACTCCCACAAACTGCTCGGAATTTCTTGGGGGATATACAGCCCCCTCATCGTTGCCCTTGCCCTCCAGTTGCTGATCTTCCTGTCAAAAACGGTATTCCTAATTGGATTCCTCACTTTCTTAGCCTATGAAAGAAAAGATGTTAAAGAGGCCCTGAATCTGCTTAAATCTTTCCGTGGTAGAGAATCCTGA
- a CDS encoding metallophosphoesterase, producing MVYVAVLANINGNLPALAKALERIEELKEEGYEIEKYYILGNIIGLFPYPREVLDTLDDLIKKDTVKVIRGEFDQIIAASDSHAEGPDYIDRLDIPAHIKAALKHTWEVLGHEGREFIRDLPIYLVDRIGKNDVFGVYGSPLNPFEGVVLPDQPTSYYESIMRPVKDYEILLVASPKYPVNAMTRYGRVVCPGSVGFPPGKEHKATFALVDVDTLHTKFIEVDYDKKLIEERIKKEGLPEELIRILYHGKI from the coding sequence ATGGTCTACGTGGCTGTTCTGGCAAACATCAATGGCAACCTTCCAGCACTTGCCAAGGCTCTTGAGAGGATTGAAGAGCTTAAAGAGGAAGGGTATGAGATTGAGAAGTACTACATCCTCGGAAACATCATTGGACTCTTCCCGTATCCAAGGGAAGTCCTTGACACTCTAGATGACCTCATAAAGAAGGACACCGTCAAGGTCATCCGCGGCGAGTTCGACCAGATAATAGCGGCGAGCGATTCCCACGCGGAAGGGCCGGACTACATCGATAGGCTTGATATCCCCGCTCACATAAAAGCGGCCCTCAAGCACACATGGGAGGTACTCGGTCACGAGGGAAGGGAGTTCATCCGCGACCTGCCGATATACCTTGTGGACAGGATCGGCAAGAACGACGTCTTCGGAGTCTATGGAAGTCCCCTGAACCCGTTCGAAGGGGTAGTTCTTCCAGACCAGCCGACGAGCTATTATGAATCCATAATGAGGCCCGTCAAGGACTACGAGATACTCCTTGTTGCCTCACCAAAGTACCCAGTGAATGCCATGACAAGATACGGCAGAGTCGTCTGCCCAGGGAGCGTGGGCTTCCCACCGGGAAAGGAGCACAAGGCAACTTTCGCCCTTGTTGACGTCGATACACTTCACACCAAATTCATAGAGGTAGACTATGATAAGAAGCTCATTGAGGAGAGGATAAAGAAGGAAGGCCTCCCAGAGGAGCTCATCAGGATTCTCTACCACGGAAAGATTTAA
- a CDS encoding Lrp/AsnC family transcriptional regulator — protein MVDELDLRILSLLQQNARLSYREIARELKIAVGTVYNRIKRMEEEGIIKGFAPILDYEKLGFGLTTVIGVKAQGRKITEIERQIAENDRVIMVYDITGEFDIVVIAKFKDRADMNRFVKWLLSLDGVEKTNTSVAMQVVKEDLRLKLTED, from the coding sequence ATGGTGGATGAACTCGACCTCAGGATACTTTCCCTGCTCCAGCAAAATGCTCGTCTCTCCTACCGTGAGATAGCACGCGAGCTTAAAATTGCCGTTGGTACTGTCTACAACCGGATTAAGCGCATGGAGGAAGAAGGGATAATAAAAGGATTTGCGCCAATCCTCGATTACGAGAAGCTCGGCTTCGGCCTTACGACCGTCATCGGGGTGAAAGCTCAGGGGCGGAAAATCACCGAAATTGAGAGGCAGATTGCCGAAAACGACAGGGTGATAATGGTCTACGACATAACCGGTGAGTTCGATATTGTGGTTATCGCCAAGTTCAAAGACAGGGCTGATATGAACCGCTTTGTTAAGTGGCTCCTCTCGCTGGACGGTGTGGAAAAAACGAACACGAGCGTCGCCATGCAGGTGGTGAAAGAAGACCTGAGGCTCAAACTAACGGAGGACTAG
- a CDS encoding phosphoribosyltransferase family protein encodes MSQLKSVQEKLRLVRVLRLLKKNYTYEELSKITGLPITVLNRYVRGKVLPSAERTRELLELLLPYINIEEEVRRRIKFDEYGFFDNMPVLSDTALMSLIAEDVASRYMDKNVDKVLTAATDGIALGVHVARELNVDVVYAKKKKEVGVEKFYEVSYVPSASGSVTTLYLPQWALKKGENVLIVDDVIRSGETQRALLEMCRQAGAKPVGMFFLISVGDIIDRLKEEYNIPVESLIRLE; translated from the coding sequence ATGAGTCAGCTAAAGTCGGTTCAGGAAAAGCTCAGGCTTGTCAGGGTGCTCAGACTGCTTAAGAAAAATTACACCTACGAGGAGCTCTCTAAGATAACGGGCCTCCCCATTACAGTCCTCAACAGATACGTCAGGGGAAAGGTCCTTCCGAGCGCTGAAAGAACAAGAGAGCTCCTGGAGCTGCTGCTTCCCTACATAAACATTGAGGAGGAAGTTAGAAGGAGGATAAAATTCGATGAGTACGGCTTCTTCGACAACATGCCAGTCCTTAGCGACACGGCCCTGATGAGCCTTATAGCGGAGGACGTTGCAAGTAGGTACATGGACAAAAACGTGGACAAGGTTCTCACTGCTGCAACCGATGGAATAGCACTTGGTGTTCACGTCGCGAGGGAGCTTAACGTCGACGTCGTATACGCCAAGAAGAAGAAGGAAGTCGGCGTCGAGAAGTTCTACGAGGTCAGCTACGTCCCAAGCGCTTCGGGAAGCGTTACGACGCTCTATCTGCCACAGTGGGCACTCAAGAAGGGCGAAAATGTCCTCATAGTCGATGATGTCATTAGGAGCGGCGAGACCCAGAGGGCACTCCTGGAGATGTGCAGGCAGGCAGGAGCGAAACCAGTCGGCATGTTTTTCCTCATAAGTGTCGGGGACATCATAGACCGCCTGAAGGAGGAGTACAACATTCCAGTGGAGAGCCTCATAAGGCTGGAGTGA
- a CDS encoding YkgJ family cysteine cluster protein: MENRWVATIHLDTLKVEYDPTFKFKCVENCGKCCYELEIPIRDEDIAQIEELGYNAWEFVDYEKMFYRGDKFLSYALKKRPFDGGCVFLDPETMRCKIYNHRPLACRLYPFVFVKHGNKMEVYVKEDPFCPGINHPEGEPVTKEFLLREYRDVIEDYRRKVVNTGE; the protein is encoded by the coding sequence TTGGAGAATAGGTGGGTCGCGACCATCCACCTCGACACGCTGAAGGTGGAGTACGACCCCACCTTTAAATTTAAGTGTGTTGAGAACTGTGGAAAATGCTGCTACGAGCTGGAGATTCCGATTCGGGATGAAGATATAGCCCAGATAGAGGAGCTCGGCTACAACGCATGGGAATTCGTCGATTATGAGAAGATGTTCTACCGTGGGGACAAGTTCTTAAGCTACGCCCTCAAAAAGCGTCCCTTCGATGGAGGCTGCGTTTTTCTCGATCCAGAGACCATGCGGTGCAAAATCTATAACCACAGGCCTCTAGCGTGCAGACTCTACCCCTTTGTCTTCGTGAAACACGGGAATAAAATGGAAGTCTACGTCAAGGAAGATCCCTTCTGCCCGGGCATTAACCATCCAGAAGGAGAGCCTGTAACAAAGGAATTCCTCCTCAGAGAGTATAGGGACGTCATAGAAGATTACCGCAGGAAAGTTGTGAACACAGGTGAGTAA
- a CDS encoding Lrp/AsnC ligand binding domain-containing protein: MIEAFVLVVVKPGTEEKVYNALAGEKHIKEIYRVYGEYDIILRVEVENIGELDRFHDEILRRINNIEMTETLIASSYRG; encoded by the coding sequence ATGATAGAAGCCTTCGTGCTAGTTGTTGTTAAGCCCGGGACTGAGGAAAAGGTCTACAACGCCCTGGCGGGGGAAAAACACATTAAGGAGATATACCGCGTCTACGGCGAGTACGACATAATCCTCCGTGTGGAGGTCGAGAACATAGGAGAGCTCGACAGGTTTCACGACGAGATACTCAGAAGGATAAACAACATCGAGATGACCGAGACACTCATAGCAAGCTCCTACCGGGGGTGA
- a CDS encoding signal recognition particle protein Srp54 — MALEKLGKALNNALRKLARSSTVDEATIKEVVRDIQRALIQADVNVRLVLDLTKRIEKRALEEKPPAGVSKKEHIIKIVYEELTKFLGTEAKPIEIKEKPTVLLTVGIQGSGKTTSIAKLARYFQKRGYKVGLVCSDTWRPGAYHQLKQLVEPFGIEVFGDPEEKDAIKLAKEGVEYFREKGVDIIIVDSAGRHKEEKGLIEEMKQISAAIKPHEVILVIDGTIGQQAYNQALAFKEATPIGSIIVTKLDGSAKGGGALSAVAATGAPIKFIGVGERIDDLEPFDPKRFVSRLLGLGDIQGLLEKFEELQKQQEFSEEDLEKFLKGKFNLKDMYAQLEAMQKMGPLKQILQMIPGMGYSLPDDAVRVGEEKLKKFKVIMDSMTEEELEHPEIINYSRIKRIARGSGTSTQDVRELLHQYNQMKKMFKSMDKRKLSKMARKFNLGGFGL, encoded by the coding sequence ATGGCCTTAGAAAAGCTTGGAAAGGCACTCAACAATGCCCTGAGGAAGCTCGCTCGTTCAAGCACCGTAGACGAGGCGACGATTAAAGAGGTAGTGCGAGACATTCAAAGGGCGCTCATTCAGGCTGACGTTAACGTTAGGCTCGTTCTAGACTTAACTAAGAGGATAGAAAAAAGGGCCCTGGAGGAAAAGCCTCCAGCGGGAGTTTCAAAGAAGGAGCACATAATTAAAATAGTCTACGAGGAACTGACGAAGTTCCTCGGCACGGAAGCTAAGCCCATAGAGATAAAGGAGAAGCCGACCGTTCTGCTGACTGTGGGTATCCAGGGTTCCGGTAAAACGACCAGCATCGCAAAACTCGCCAGATACTTCCAGAAGAGGGGCTACAAAGTCGGTCTCGTATGTTCAGATACCTGGCGTCCGGGAGCCTACCATCAGCTCAAGCAGCTCGTTGAACCCTTCGGCATAGAGGTCTTTGGTGATCCCGAGGAGAAGGACGCCATAAAACTGGCCAAAGAGGGCGTCGAGTACTTCAGGGAGAAGGGCGTTGATATAATCATCGTGGATTCAGCAGGAAGGCACAAGGAGGAGAAGGGCCTCATAGAGGAGATGAAACAGATAAGCGCTGCCATAAAGCCCCACGAGGTAATCCTTGTCATAGACGGAACCATCGGCCAGCAGGCTTACAACCAAGCGCTGGCCTTTAAAGAAGCCACTCCAATAGGCTCAATAATTGTTACAAAGCTCGACGGTTCCGCCAAGGGTGGTGGAGCGCTCTCGGCGGTTGCAGCAACCGGGGCGCCCATAAAGTTCATCGGTGTGGGCGAGAGGATTGATGATTTAGAGCCCTTCGACCCCAAGAGGTTCGTCTCAAGGCTCCTTGGTCTGGGTGACATTCAGGGCCTTCTCGAAAAGTTTGAGGAGCTCCAGAAGCAGCAGGAATTCAGTGAGGAAGACTTAGAGAAGTTCCTTAAGGGCAAGTTCAACCTCAAGGACATGTACGCCCAGCTTGAGGCTATGCAGAAGATGGGCCCGCTGAAGCAGATACTCCAGATGATTCCGGGAATGGGCTACTCCCTGCCGGACGATGCCGTCAGGGTTGGGGAGGAAAAGTTGAAGAAGTTCAAGGTCATAATGGACTCGATGACCGAGGAAGAGCTCGAGCATCCCGAGATAATCAACTATTCAAGGATAAAGAGAATTGCCCGCGGTTCAGGAACGAGCACCCAAGATGTAAGGGAGCTCCTTCACCAGTACAATCAAATGAAGAAAATGTTCAAGAGCATGGATAAAAGGAAGCTCTCCAAGATGGCCCGCAAGTTTAACCTCGGGGGGTTTGGGCTATGA